Proteins from one Pseudarthrobacter sp. BIM B-2242 genomic window:
- a CDS encoding TetR/AcrR family transcriptional regulator: protein MSIAVVRKPLRADAARNVDKIILAARQCFREHGPEVPLQTIAATAGVGPATLFRNFADKEELVLAALNRQLRETVDPVIVDALAGMDAAKGLLRVIEAIMAAASADANLLGAVAGRRELLTGITGSLMESIGVLLVRGQGQGTLRPDISMTDMFRLLAMLIGVVDTMEPGSDAWRRPVALIEDAIRTERSGRPLPAHIPLPVPQLQGPPYA from the coding sequence ATGAGCATTGCTGTCGTCCGCAAGCCACTACGCGCAGACGCTGCCCGGAACGTGGACAAGATCATCCTGGCCGCCCGCCAGTGTTTCCGTGAGCACGGTCCGGAGGTTCCACTGCAGACCATTGCAGCGACTGCCGGAGTGGGCCCGGCTACTCTCTTCCGGAACTTTGCCGACAAGGAGGAGCTGGTCCTGGCCGCCCTCAACCGGCAGCTCCGGGAAACGGTCGACCCGGTCATTGTCGACGCCTTGGCGGGCATGGACGCCGCAAAAGGCCTGCTGCGCGTCATCGAGGCCATCATGGCCGCCGCCAGCGCCGACGCCAACCTCCTCGGTGCCGTGGCGGGGCGCCGGGAACTCCTCACCGGGATCACGGGTTCGCTGATGGAATCCATCGGCGTCCTCCTGGTGCGGGGCCAAGGCCAAGGCACCCTGCGTCCCGATATCTCCATGACCGACATGTTCCGGCTCCTGGCCATGCTGATCGGCGTGGTGGACACCATGGAACCCGGCTCAGACGCGTGGCGCCGGCCCGTGGCCCTCATCGAGGATGCCATCCGAACTGAACGGTCCGGCCGGCCCCTCCCCGCACACATTCCCCTGCCCGTACCGCAACTCCAGGGCCCGCCCTACGCCTGA
- a CDS encoding thiamine-binding protein encodes MLLAFSVAPSGTPVGGSRPTDASVHDAVAAAVKIVRESGLPNQTDSMFTTIEGDWDEVFDVVKRATEAVGRFGSRVSLVIKADIRPGYTGELGAKVDRLEKALTDGS; translated from the coding sequence ATGTTGTTAGCCTTTTCTGTTGCCCCGTCCGGCACGCCCGTTGGCGGATCCCGTCCCACCGACGCCTCAGTCCACGACGCCGTCGCTGCCGCCGTGAAGATCGTCAGGGAATCCGGCCTGCCCAATCAGACGGACTCGATGTTCACCACCATCGAAGGCGACTGGGACGAGGTGTTCGACGTCGTCAAGCGCGCCACCGAAGCCGTGGGCCGGTTCGGCAGCCGCGTTTCGCTCGTCATCAAGGCCGACATCCGGCCCGGCTATACGGGCGAGCTCGGCGCGAAGGTGGACCGGCTGGAAAAGGCCCTCACCGACGGTTCCTAG
- a CDS encoding O-methyltransferase encodes MFEHKTQPGWVAVEDFLTATVVQPDDALQQVVSTAVDAGLPPIEVTPNAGKLLNLLVRISGARRVLEIGTLAGFSSIWMAQGLPDGGRLVSCEYLTKHAEIARANVAAAGLADKVEVRVGAALDTLAALEAEGEEPFDFVFIDADKEHDADYLDWAVRLGKPGTVIVLDNAVWEGAVLDPSLDEVNAPGIISALELLGNHPRLDATVIQTVGSKGWDGFALARVQ; translated from the coding sequence ATGTTTGAGCACAAGACCCAGCCAGGCTGGGTGGCAGTGGAAGATTTCCTCACGGCAACCGTGGTCCAGCCCGACGACGCGCTGCAGCAGGTGGTGAGCACCGCCGTCGACGCCGGCCTGCCGCCCATCGAGGTGACCCCCAATGCCGGCAAGCTGCTGAATCTCCTGGTCCGGATTTCCGGTGCCCGGCGCGTCCTGGAGATCGGCACGCTTGCCGGCTTCAGCAGCATCTGGATGGCTCAGGGGCTTCCCGACGGCGGCCGGCTGGTGTCGTGTGAATACCTCACCAAGCATGCGGAGATAGCGAGGGCCAACGTCGCAGCAGCCGGGCTGGCTGACAAGGTGGAAGTCCGCGTCGGCGCAGCCCTTGACACGCTGGCCGCGCTGGAGGCGGAGGGGGAGGAGCCGTTCGATTTTGTGTTCATCGATGCGGACAAGGAACACGACGCCGACTACCTCGACTGGGCAGTCCGCCTGGGCAAGCCGGGAACCGTCATCGTGCTGGACAACGCGGTGTGGGAGGGGGCCGTTCTGGATCCGTCCCTTGACGAGGTCAACGCGCCGGGGATCATCAGCGCGCTGGAACTGCTGGGGAACCATCCCCGGCTGGATGCGACCGTGATCCAGACCGTCGGGTCCAAGGGCTGGGACGGGTTCGCCCTCGCCAGGGTCCAGTGA
- a CDS encoding Dps family protein: MKASPTLASNLQMVLTDLIELHMQGKQAHWNIVGTNFRDLHLQLDEIIASARQFADDAAERMRALHALPDGRSRTVAADTRLDQFAAGLVSTKDAVKLVTARLERTVKTMRDVHDEVDDEDPTSADLLHAAIERLEQLAWMVNAETMTPSAPVTEPAEK; encoded by the coding sequence ATGAAAGCGTCACCCACCCTTGCCAGCAATCTTCAGATGGTTCTCACGGACCTGATTGAGCTTCACATGCAGGGCAAGCAGGCCCACTGGAACATCGTGGGCACCAATTTCCGTGACCTTCACCTGCAATTGGACGAGATCATCGCCAGTGCCCGCCAGTTCGCTGACGACGCGGCGGAACGGATGCGTGCGCTGCATGCCCTGCCCGACGGCCGAAGCCGGACTGTAGCCGCGGATACGCGCCTGGACCAGTTTGCCGCAGGGCTGGTTTCCACAAAGGATGCCGTCAAGCTGGTCACTGCCAGGCTCGAACGCACGGTTAAGACCATGCGCGACGTCCATGACGAGGTGGACGATGAAGATCCCACCAGCGCCGACCTCCTGCACGCCGCCATCGAGCGGCTGGAGCAGTTGGCCTGGATGGTCAACGCCGAAACCATGACACCCTCAGCGCCTGTTACCGAACCGGCAGAAAAGTAG
- a CDS encoding acyl-CoA dehydrogenase family protein, translated as MPVRLVSADAELARWGSLLDSVAAAAGDVPALLAVAGNVGSDWPKPGDGQTGRLWELLASVAGVDVAAGRVFEPHLDAQAILAQAGVAPEERGGVWGVFAAEGPGTRLEAKRDGDGILLSGAKPWCSLAPLLDRAVITAHTETGGRAAFAVDLRHPGVTCEDPVWVARGLREIPSGTVHFDQVPALPLGGDDWYFSRPGFAWGGMGVAACWLGGAVAVARDYKESLAAAAEKGREPDQIALAALGETDRILTSTLQYLARTAELIDGGALSNAGALSDGGALPNRTAGADRSAWSEALRVRGTVAAAVERVLSLVGQNRGPAPLAFDEPYAKRMADLALYVRQHHAMRDDAQLGKRTLTGDHPW; from the coding sequence ATGCCTGTCCGCCTGGTGTCTGCTGATGCCGAACTGGCCCGCTGGGGCAGCCTGCTGGACTCCGTAGCGGCGGCTGCCGGCGACGTCCCGGCACTGCTGGCCGTTGCCGGGAATGTGGGAAGCGACTGGCCAAAGCCGGGGGACGGGCAGACCGGCCGTCTATGGGAACTGCTTGCTTCGGTGGCCGGGGTGGATGTGGCCGCCGGCCGCGTTTTTGAACCGCATCTGGACGCGCAGGCCATCCTGGCGCAGGCGGGCGTTGCACCGGAGGAGCGCGGCGGGGTGTGGGGAGTGTTCGCCGCCGAAGGTCCGGGAACCCGGCTGGAGGCCAAACGCGATGGTGATGGCATCCTGCTGAGCGGCGCCAAACCGTGGTGTTCCCTGGCGCCTCTTCTGGACCGCGCCGTCATTACCGCCCACACCGAAACCGGTGGGAGGGCCGCCTTTGCCGTGGACCTGCGGCACCCGGGAGTGACGTGCGAGGATCCCGTGTGGGTGGCGCGCGGACTGCGGGAAATTCCCAGCGGAACTGTCCATTTTGACCAGGTGCCGGCACTTCCCTTGGGCGGGGATGACTGGTACTTCAGCCGGCCGGGTTTCGCATGGGGCGGCATGGGTGTGGCCGCCTGCTGGCTTGGTGGAGCCGTGGCGGTGGCCAGGGACTACAAGGAATCCCTGGCTGCCGCTGCGGAGAAGGGCCGCGAACCTGACCAGATTGCGCTGGCAGCTTTGGGTGAGACGGACCGGATCCTTACCTCCACCCTCCAGTACCTGGCGCGTACGGCAGAGCTGATCGACGGCGGTGCCCTGTCTAACGCGGGTGCCCTGTCCGACGGCGGTGCCCTTCCCAACCGGACCGCGGGAGCGGACCGCAGCGCATGGAGCGAGGCCTTGCGGGTGCGCGGAACGGTAGCCGCCGCCGTCGAACGCGTCCTGTCCCTCGTGGGCCAGAACCGCGGGCCGGCGCCGCTGGCGTTCGACGAACCGTACGCCAAGCGGATGGCGGACCTGGCCCTGTACGTGCGCCAGCACCATGCCATGCGGGACGATGCCCAGCTGGGAAAACGGACGCTGACGGGGGACCACCCATGGTGA
- a CDS encoding bifunctional PIG-L family deacetylase/class I SAM-dependent methyltransferase, producing MVSFSHTDPGTDEEDWAASGLAALAELPLAPQELGAMRFVVLAAHPDDETLGAGGLLALLHSLGADVEVLLCTAGEGSHPNSATMTPGRLAAVRLDEFAAAMDVLGLAGRWRYLGLPDSGLADRKPDLTTRLLEAIQQYQGNPQELAIVAPYRADGHADHDALGAAAADVAREGGHALLEYPIWYWLWASPQDPVWQSWARLPLSLEQQAAKTAAMAAHTSQVRPLSGLAGDETLLGPGFLAHFQRSFETFAWTPPGPVAAGPGRHATPHTSGDAQRIFDAVHSESADPWDYTTSWYERRKRSLTLAALPREHYESGLEIGCSIGTLTAELAGRCGSLLAVDASSTALGRAAERLAPFPHVSTRQLTLPAEWPHGRYDLIVVSEVGYYLAPSEFDQLLDRIRASMLAGGTLLLCHWRHPVSGWELDGDSVHALTRNRLRWRTAGLYQERDFVLETLVAPGDPGSLEA from the coding sequence ATGGTGAGCTTCTCGCATACGGACCCGGGCACTGACGAAGAGGACTGGGCTGCAAGCGGACTGGCTGCGCTCGCCGAACTGCCGTTGGCGCCGCAGGAACTGGGCGCCATGCGGTTTGTGGTGCTGGCCGCCCACCCCGATGACGAGACGCTGGGTGCTGGAGGCCTGCTGGCGCTGCTGCACTCGTTGGGCGCCGACGTCGAGGTGCTGCTCTGCACTGCCGGGGAGGGCTCGCACCCGAACTCCGCCACCATGACTCCCGGGCGGCTCGCCGCGGTCCGGCTTGACGAATTTGCGGCCGCGATGGACGTCTTGGGGCTGGCTGGGCGGTGGCGTTACCTTGGCCTGCCGGACAGCGGCCTGGCGGACCGTAAACCGGACCTCACCACGCGGCTGCTTGAGGCCATTCAGCAATATCAGGGGAACCCGCAGGAGCTCGCGATCGTGGCGCCCTACCGTGCTGACGGCCATGCGGACCATGACGCCCTGGGCGCGGCCGCGGCCGACGTCGCCCGCGAAGGCGGGCACGCCCTGCTGGAATATCCCATCTGGTACTGGCTCTGGGCCTCCCCGCAAGACCCCGTCTGGCAGTCCTGGGCCCGGCTTCCCCTCAGCCTTGAACAGCAGGCTGCCAAGACAGCGGCCATGGCCGCGCACACCAGCCAGGTGCGCCCGTTATCCGGACTGGCCGGGGACGAAACGCTGCTCGGCCCGGGCTTTCTGGCGCATTTCCAGCGTTCCTTTGAGACATTCGCCTGGACTCCGCCGGGACCTGTTGCCGCCGGTCCGGGCCGGCACGCCACGCCTCACACCAGCGGGGACGCGCAGCGGATTTTCGACGCCGTGCACTCGGAGTCAGCGGACCCCTGGGATTACACCACCAGCTGGTATGAGCGTCGAAAGCGAAGCCTGACCCTGGCCGCATTGCCACGGGAACATTATGAGTCGGGGCTGGAGATCGGGTGCTCGATTGGAACCCTGACCGCCGAGCTGGCCGGAAGGTGCGGCAGCCTCCTGGCAGTTGACGCCAGCAGCACGGCCCTGGGACGTGCCGCCGAGCGCCTTGCCCCCTTTCCACACGTCTCCACCCGGCAGCTGACCCTGCCGGCCGAGTGGCCCCACGGGCGCTACGACCTGATAGTTGTCTCCGAGGTGGGGTACTACCTCGCGCCCTCGGAGTTTGATCAGCTCCTGGACAGGATCCGGGCATCCATGCTGGCGGGCGGTACGCTGCTGCTCTGCCATTGGCGGCACCCGGTGTCAGGCTGGGAGCTCGACGGCGACTCGGTCCACGCGCTGACCCGGAACCGGCTGCGCTGGCGCACCGCCGGGCTGTACCAGGAACGCGATTTTGTGCTGGAAACGCTTGTGGCACCCGGTGATCCCGGCTCGTTGGAGGCCTGA
- a CDS encoding glycosyltransferase family 2 protein, with product MERIGEVAVVIPVHNEEHLLPAALAAVCAAADALQAQRPAVAVRILVALDSCTDGSSAVASRCAAADHRISLLQVTFRSVGGSRRAGIRAALGSTGTGLPHDSPQLWLANTDADSCVPENWLLRQLELADRGADAVLGTVEPDPESTDGDLLRRWHLRHPLGEDHPHVHGANLGVRASAYVLAGGFPRLRSHEDSGLVERLRKHGSTVWSTDTIRVRTSGRTDARAPQGFGSYLLALRREPAAALKG from the coding sequence GTGGAGCGCATCGGGGAGGTGGCGGTGGTGATACCCGTCCACAATGAGGAACACCTCCTGCCGGCAGCCCTCGCTGCCGTCTGTGCAGCTGCCGATGCCCTGCAGGCACAGCGGCCAGCCGTCGCCGTCAGGATCCTGGTGGCGCTGGACAGCTGTACGGACGGGTCGTCGGCAGTGGCGTCGCGTTGTGCTGCGGCGGACCACCGGATCAGCCTGTTGCAGGTCACGTTCCGGAGCGTCGGCGGATCCCGGCGGGCCGGGATCCGCGCGGCGCTGGGCAGCACCGGAACCGGGCTCCCTCATGATTCCCCGCAGCTCTGGCTGGCCAATACAGACGCCGATTCCTGCGTTCCGGAAAACTGGCTGCTGCGCCAGCTGGAGCTGGCCGACCGCGGGGCCGATGCTGTCCTGGGAACCGTGGAACCGGACCCCGAAAGTACGGACGGGGACCTCCTCCGGCGCTGGCACCTGCGGCACCCGCTGGGCGAGGATCACCCGCACGTGCACGGGGCGAACCTGGGCGTGCGGGCTTCAGCCTATGTGTTGGCGGGCGGGTTCCCCCGCCTCCGCTCGCACGAGGACAGTGGATTGGTGGAGCGGCTCCGCAAGCACGGGTCCACAGTGTGGTCCACGGACACCATCCGGGTCCGGACGTCCGGCCGGACCGATGCCCGCGCGCCGCAGGGATTCGGCTCCTACCTGCTGGCACTCAGAAGGGAACCGGCGGCGGCTTTGAAGGGCTGA
- a CDS encoding YihY/virulence factor BrkB family protein, whose protein sequence is MAAQDASETSTAKAGQAPAPDDSRKPDSPGDVTKPSWKYIAKKTLREFTKDQCPDLAAALTYYAVLSLFPAMLAIVSLIGLFGDPEKTTTALLEIVRGFAPAETVNTVSGPVAELASAPAAGFTLVIGLGTALWSASGYVGAFGRAMNRIYEVDEGRPFVKLRGTMLAVTLLAVVIVALLAGMLVLSGPVAEAVGGLIGLSGVFLTIWDIAKWPVMVALIIAIIAVLYYATPNVKQPKFKWMSLGSGIALFIFLLASLGFGFYVGNFGNYNKTYGALGGVIVMLLWLWILNMSLLFGAEFDAEMERGRQLQAGIEAEETIQLPPRDTKKSEKLQKQEEEDIQHGRELREKYSAEKAGDAEGSDGDGDGDEGRGGSGDRRESQGLGRHRDRVRDKVRARAAGKDPGREER, encoded by the coding sequence ATGGCCGCTCAAGATGCATCCGAAACCAGCACTGCCAAGGCGGGCCAAGCCCCGGCACCTGACGATTCCCGGAAGCCGGACAGCCCCGGCGATGTCACCAAACCGTCCTGGAAGTACATAGCGAAAAAGACCCTCCGGGAGTTCACCAAGGACCAGTGCCCGGATCTCGCAGCAGCCCTGACCTACTACGCCGTTCTGTCCCTGTTCCCTGCAATGCTGGCGATCGTCTCGCTGATCGGCCTCTTCGGAGACCCAGAGAAGACAACCACAGCCCTGCTGGAGATTGTGCGGGGCTTCGCCCCCGCCGAAACAGTAAACACCGTCAGCGGGCCCGTTGCGGAACTGGCCAGCGCCCCGGCCGCCGGATTTACCCTGGTCATCGGCCTCGGAACCGCGCTCTGGTCTGCCTCAGGGTACGTGGGTGCCTTCGGCCGGGCCATGAACCGGATCTATGAAGTGGACGAGGGCCGTCCCTTCGTCAAGCTGCGCGGAACCATGCTGGCGGTAACCCTCCTCGCCGTCGTCATCGTGGCCCTCCTGGCAGGCATGCTGGTGCTCAGCGGGCCCGTGGCCGAGGCAGTGGGCGGACTCATCGGTCTCAGCGGCGTGTTCCTCACCATCTGGGACATCGCCAAATGGCCGGTGATGGTCGCGCTGATCATCGCTATCATCGCGGTGCTCTACTACGCCACCCCCAACGTCAAGCAACCCAAGTTCAAATGGATGAGCCTTGGCTCCGGCATAGCGCTCTTCATCTTCCTGCTGGCCTCGCTGGGGTTCGGCTTCTATGTTGGCAACTTCGGAAACTACAACAAGACCTACGGCGCCCTCGGCGGCGTGATCGTGATGCTGCTGTGGCTGTGGATCCTGAATATGTCCCTGCTGTTTGGTGCCGAGTTCGACGCCGAGATGGAACGCGGGCGGCAGTTGCAGGCGGGCATCGAGGCTGAGGAGACCATCCAGTTGCCGCCGCGGGATACCAAGAAGAGTGAAAAGCTGCAGAAACAGGAAGAAGAAGATATTCAACACGGCCGCGAACTCCGCGAAAAGTACAGTGCAGAAAAAGCCGGGGACGCGGAAGGTTCGGACGGAGACGGCGACGGCGACGAAGGCAGGGGCGGTAGCGGCGACCGGCGCGAGAGCCAGGGCCTGGGGCGGCATCGGGACAGGGTCCGCGACAAGGTGCGTGCCAGGGCCGCCGGGAAGGACCCGGGGCGCGAGGAGCGCTAG
- a CDS encoding DUF3618 domain-containing protein: protein MSENPDAIRSDIEATRARLGTNVDAVADKVSPSNIVHRQTDKVKEAVFGVKEKVMGTADDVTHRVQGGVHTRTDSAGNALHDAGTAISDAPQQLKAKTQGNPMAAGLIAFGAGMLLSSLIPASEKEREAADAIKTAAEPMTTQLTEAAKDMAEGLKEPAREAMENVKATATDAADHVKAEGQVAAADVKDRATDAKDTVQNT from the coding sequence ATGAGCGAGAACCCGGACGCAATCCGTTCCGACATAGAAGCAACCCGCGCCCGCCTGGGCACCAACGTGGACGCCGTGGCCGACAAAGTCTCCCCGTCCAACATCGTCCACCGCCAAACCGACAAAGTGAAAGAAGCCGTGTTCGGCGTGAAGGAGAAAGTCATGGGAACAGCCGACGACGTCACCCACCGCGTCCAGGGCGGGGTCCACACCCGCACCGACAGCGCCGGGAACGCCCTGCATGACGCCGGCACAGCCATCAGCGACGCACCGCAACAGCTGAAGGCCAAAACCCAGGGCAACCCGATGGCCGCCGGCCTGATCGCCTTCGGCGCCGGCATGCTGCTGTCCTCCCTGATCCCGGCCAGCGAGAAGGAACGCGAAGCAGCGGACGCCATCAAAACCGCCGCCGAACCCATGACCACCCAACTGACCGAGGCCGCCAAGGACATGGCCGAAGGCTTGAAGGAACCGGCACGCGAAGCAATGGAAAACGTCAAGGCCACCGCCACCGACGCCGCCGACCACGTCAAAGCCGAAGGCCAGGTCGCAGCAGCCGACGTCAAAGACCGCGCCACCGACGCCAAGGACACCGTCCAGAACACCTGA
- a CDS encoding phage holin family protein translates to MSSQIPEPPPSEAHVKADNTSLGDLLGEVTRDLSTLMRQEVELAKAELKESGSKAGKGGGMLAGAGVAGHFVLLFLSIALWYALGELMGLGWSAVVVAVIWGIIAAILASMGKKELKTVKGMPQTTETLSEIPPTLKPGEVKR, encoded by the coding sequence ATGAGCAGCCAGATTCCTGAGCCTCCTCCGTCGGAGGCACATGTGAAGGCGGACAACACGTCGCTGGGTGATCTGCTCGGTGAGGTCACCCGGGACCTGTCCACGCTGATGCGGCAGGAAGTGGAACTCGCCAAGGCCGAACTCAAGGAGTCCGGGTCCAAGGCCGGCAAGGGCGGCGGCATGCTCGCCGGCGCCGGCGTGGCCGGGCACTTCGTCCTGCTGTTCCTCTCCATCGCCCTCTGGTACGCCCTGGGCGAGCTGATGGGACTCGGCTGGTCCGCGGTCGTCGTCGCCGTCATCTGGGGCATCATCGCCGCCATCCTGGCCTCCATGGGCAAGAAGGAACTCAAAACGGTCAAGGGCATGCCCCAGACCACCGAAACACTCTCAGAAATCCCCCCAACCCTGAAACCCGGTGAGGTAAAACGATGA
- a CDS encoding sigma-70 family RNA polymerase sigma factor, with protein sequence MPEYLAVLAGATASVRLLPAGVPPELTLQQPPDQSAQPSQQPPDQSAQHPQEPEAARPTATGGRLRQAFENDLVLDYLDLAEALAARFEARGRERADLNQVAYLGLVKAARGFDRSKGHSFPAYAAPTITGELKRYLRDRSWMVRPPRNIQDLRSQLFRVEPELAQELGRNPTVSELAGHLGVGADEVREAINASSSLRPDSLDAVPPHGGALPVSEMLACSDMPLERLEELSCLREAMQELDAADRELLYRRYFCEETQVELGKRLGMSQMQVSRRLARVLVDLQHRLQDSSHCAPVSSAAAESTSSTVTPKRAGSGLSAKGSPRRNPSRVNTT encoded by the coding sequence ATGCCTGAATACCTCGCCGTGCTTGCCGGAGCTACCGCTTCTGTCCGTCTGCTCCCCGCAGGTGTGCCACCGGAGCTGACCCTGCAGCAGCCCCCGGACCAGTCTGCGCAGCCGTCACAGCAGCCCCCGGACCAGTCCGCGCAGCACCCGCAGGAACCGGAGGCTGCACGCCCAACCGCCACAGGCGGGAGGCTGCGGCAGGCGTTTGAAAACGACCTGGTCCTGGATTACCTGGATCTCGCCGAAGCACTGGCTGCCCGCTTTGAAGCCCGCGGCCGGGAGCGGGCAGACCTCAACCAGGTGGCTTATCTTGGCCTCGTGAAGGCCGCCCGGGGCTTCGACCGGAGCAAGGGACACAGTTTTCCCGCCTACGCCGCCCCCACCATCACCGGCGAACTGAAGCGCTATCTACGGGACCGCAGCTGGATGGTCCGGCCGCCGCGGAACATCCAGGATCTGCGCTCGCAACTTTTCCGCGTCGAACCGGAGCTGGCCCAGGAGCTGGGACGCAATCCCACTGTTTCCGAACTTGCCGGGCACCTGGGGGTCGGAGCGGATGAGGTGCGGGAGGCCATCAATGCCTCCAGCAGTCTCCGCCCGGACTCGCTCGATGCCGTCCCGCCCCACGGCGGGGCGCTGCCTGTGTCAGAGATGCTGGCCTGTTCGGACATGCCCCTTGAACGGCTGGAGGAGCTCTCCTGCCTGCGTGAGGCCATGCAGGAGCTGGACGCGGCTGACCGGGAGTTGTTGTACCGCCGGTACTTCTGCGAGGAGACGCAGGTGGAACTCGGCAAGCGGCTCGGAATGTCGCAGATGCAGGTTTCACGCCGTCTGGCCCGCGTGCTGGTGGACCTCCAGCACAGGCTGCAGGACAGCAGTCATTGCGCCCCTGTCAGCTCAGCCGCGGCCGAGAGCACATCGTCCACTGTCACTCCCAAAAGGGCCGGGTCCGGGCTGTCCGCGAAGGGGTCCCCGCGGCGCAACCCGTCCCGCGTCAACACCACGTGA
- a CDS encoding HAD-IIIA family hydrolase: protein MGSSETPQLRAVLFDRDGTLVVDVPYNGDPGLVRAMPGAKGVLDSLRARGLAVGVLSNQSGVARGLLTAADVAGVNARVEELLGPFDVWEVCPHAESDGCACRKPAPGMVHSACRRLGISAFEAALIGDIGSDVRAAEAAGARGVLVPTPVTRPQEITEAKLVAQDLAGAVELLLEGS, encoded by the coding sequence ATGGGAAGCTCCGAAACGCCGCAGCTCAGGGCTGTTCTGTTCGATCGGGACGGAACCCTGGTGGTTGACGTGCCCTACAACGGGGACCCCGGCCTGGTCCGGGCCATGCCGGGAGCAAAAGGCGTGCTCGATTCACTGCGGGCCAGGGGGCTGGCGGTAGGAGTGCTCAGCAACCAGTCCGGCGTGGCGAGGGGCCTCCTGACAGCGGCGGACGTGGCCGGCGTCAACGCGAGGGTGGAGGAACTCCTGGGCCCCTTCGATGTGTGGGAGGTGTGCCCCCATGCTGAGTCGGACGGCTGTGCCTGCCGAAAGCCGGCCCCCGGTATGGTGCACAGCGCCTGCCGGCGGCTGGGCATCAGCGCGTTTGAGGCGGCGCTCATCGGCGACATCGGAAGCGACGTCCGCGCGGCAGAGGCGGCGGGGGCCCGGGGAGTGCTGGTACCCACGCCGGTCACGAGGCCGCAGGAGATCACCGAAGCGAAACTGGTGGCGCAGGACCTTGCCGGGGCCGTTGAGCTGCTGCTGGAGGGGTCATGA
- a CDS encoding glycosyltransferase family 9 protein, whose protein sequence is MTGRVLVARLDSLGDVLLAGPAVRAVASGRQPDGSRPNHVVMLCGRQGEAAASLLPGVGEVYSWDSPWIMNPAPKMTGPHADRLIEYVRNSRIAEAVILTSFHQSPLPLALLLRLAGVERITGVSTDYAGSLLDIRLRPGEDLPEDQPEPERALQIARAAGFPLPAGDDGKLRILPVPDVSGLVGDRPYVVVHPGAAVPARAWPPLHHAAAVELLAGAGRRVVVTGGPAETSLTATVAGPSALDLGGRTDLRTLAGVLAGAEAVVVGNTGPAHLAAAVGTPVACLFSPVVPAVRWAPYGVPLELLGDQNAACRLTRARICPVPGHPCLDSVSPEDVMRAVERLIGGVSSLSTRLSTRRKDRSR, encoded by the coding sequence ATGACGGGCCGCGTCCTGGTGGCACGGCTGGACAGCCTGGGCGATGTCCTGCTGGCCGGCCCGGCTGTGCGTGCCGTGGCCAGTGGCCGCCAGCCCGACGGCAGCAGGCCCAACCATGTGGTGATGCTGTGCGGCCGCCAGGGTGAGGCGGCCGCGTCCCTGCTGCCCGGAGTGGGGGAAGTCTACAGCTGGGACAGCCCGTGGATCATGAATCCAGCGCCGAAGATGACGGGCCCGCACGCCGACCGGCTGATTGAGTATGTGCGGAATTCCAGGATTGCCGAGGCCGTCATCCTGACCTCGTTCCATCAGTCCCCGCTGCCCCTCGCCCTCCTGCTGCGGCTCGCAGGAGTAGAACGGATCACTGGCGTTTCCACGGATTACGCGGGCTCCCTTCTTGATATCCGGCTCAGACCGGGGGAGGACCTTCCGGAGGACCAGCCGGAGCCGGAACGGGCGCTGCAGATAGCGCGGGCGGCCGGCTTCCCGCTGCCGGCGGGCGACGACGGCAAGCTGCGGATACTGCCCGTCCCCGACGTGTCCGGGCTGGTGGGCGACCGACCTTACGTGGTGGTCCACCCCGGAGCAGCCGTGCCGGCCCGCGCCTGGCCGCCGCTCCACCACGCCGCCGCCGTCGAACTCCTGGCCGGGGCAGGGCGCCGTGTGGTGGTGACCGGCGGCCCGGCGGAAACCTCCCTCACCGCCACCGTGGCAGGGCCTTCCGCCCTCGATTTGGGCGGCCGCACGGACCTTCGCACCTTGGCCGGGGTCCTTGCCGGAGCGGAAGCGGTTGTGGTTGGAAATACCGGACCAGCCCATCTGGCCGCAGCCGTGGGAACCCCTGTTGCCTGCCTCTTTTCCCCGGTGGTCCCTGCTGTGCGCTGGGCCCCTTACGGCGTACCCCTGGAACTACTTGGCGATCAGAACGCCGCGTGCCGCCTGACCCGGGCCAGGATCTGCCCCGTTCCCGGACATCCCTGCCTGGATTCAGTGTCACCGGAAGACGTAATGCGGGCGGTGGAGCGCCTGATTGGCGGCGTCTCCTCGCTCAGCACCCGCCTCAGCACCCGGAGAAAGGACCGCAGCCGATGA